The following coding sequences lie in one Aspergillus puulaauensis MK2 DNA, chromosome 3, nearly complete sequence genomic window:
- a CDS encoding DEAD/DEAH box helicase (COG:K,L;~EggNog:ENOG410PVJH;~InterPro:IPR038718,IPR000330,IPR027417,IPR001650, IPR014001;~PFAM:PF00176,PF00270,PF00271,PF04851;~antiSMASH:Cluster_3.6;~go_function: GO:0005524 - ATP binding [Evidence IEA]): MEPLKRGRSSSTEQGGDNKRLCLTDGPGDIDAVFNCGLFNYQQFAAEEEYLRGTTIPEHLNQDFYPGGGDAYALPGISTFGDIPMLDYDSMDLAPGLPEWSNYDNSNVVLDSTHHVSWNQSAIEFGNDITELSSVNVGPFEETPPSLVEGPTIPPSPISRTIATPSSVSDVPGSRYSAMAANSDTLPPLPAHETFGAESSTSDKMSKTVDESVPRNEDVVMEDCVEHGAEGAQFDTCFGEVMVRAISSFDWKGDVRPMQVSIEPFGNVLKLLLCTQPQNQKYVGMITMPALRKLHEKHPVHLVGTLFPPKPTDAGPDADPDPEPMVHVLVYGNRDDKDSIAACLNEGGALLQHPITARFDPGITYLNPNYLVRPGGKRPQLGEIVALGEAQEPQPQTARPISSPEKNRIMQIFDSAMPDTGICSAVRQSQRLSTTLKEYQLVALSVMVEREVSRVHDYRFPSLWGRVKDSSGYRNNITGVTQDKPTPLNGGILADEMGLGKTLSLLALVCFSLDSLDERSSIPDSHPRATLIIAPKSTIPAWEHQIKTHIRSGQVRYLVYHGPKRKGAQQPFNRHYDIVLTTYETLHHDSKTDKKLRDEKWYRVVLDEAHRIRNRTSAQFKAAAELNSHYRWCLTGTPIQNSLDDYGALLAFLQVETFGQKRLFDYWIAGPMQRKGTGGVSVSVSNLKLLVAATCLRRTKTMVEDAVDLALPDKTEVIEPIQLAAAEREIYGFFQRRASKLIIELGQPEQIPQIGEPCERKDNNNTLSVINNMRLICNHGEDLLPKSQVAIWHEYKKAQEATSSAPEREEGPSLQSPGGIHYNFTTGSNKPFTKVQALLKNLEKEQIIPEKASPKPVKSVVFSQWTKMLDRVGDALRACNYEFARIDGGSSLEYRSAALQSFNENDNCTVMLASTRSAAEGIDMTAATCVHILEPHWNPKLEEQAIGRVHRIGQTRNVLVTRYLVENSIEDYVRWLQDDKNWITQISLTGPDEELSSLDLDCQRREVRESGGLRFYC; this comes from the exons ATGGAGCCGCTTAAGCGCGGACGGTCTTCGAGCACCGAACAGGGTGGTGACAACAAGCGACTCTGCCTGACAGACGGCCCAGGCGATATCGATGCAGTATTCAATTGCGGCCTCTTCAACTATCAGCAGTTcgctgccgaggaggaatattTGCGTGGGACAACGATTCCTGAGCATTTGAATCAGGACTTCTATCCAGGAGGAGGCGATGCATATGCGCTACCTGGAATTTCAACCTTCGGGGATATACCCATGCTTGACTATGATTCTATGGATTTAGCGCCTGGCCTCCCTGAGTGGTCCAACTATGACAATAGCAATGTTGTTTTGGATTCAACGCATCACGTATCTTGGAATCAATCAGCAATAGAATTCGGAAATG ATATCACTGAGCTGAGCAGCGTCAACGTCGGGCCTTTCGAGGAAACACCCCCTAGTCTAGTGGAGGGGCCGACGATACCCCCCTCCCCGATAAGCAGGACAATAGCCACGCCTAGCTCCGTAAGCGACGTGCCCGGGTCCAGATACTCCGCGATGGCCGCGAACTCGGACACTCTTCCACCGTTGCCGGCGCATGAAACCTTTGGAGCCGAGAGCTCAACATCCGACAAGATGTCGAAGACGGTTGATGAATCCGTACCGCGGAATGAAGACGTGGTAATGGAGGATTGTGTTGAGCACGGAGCTGAGGGCGCACAATTTGATACCTGCTTCGGAGAG GTTATGGTGAGAGCAATCTCGTCATTCGATTGGAAAGGGGACGTGCGACCTATGCAAGTTAGCATCGAGCCCTTTGGCAACGTCCTAAAACTCCTACTGTGCACACAGCCCCAAAACCAAAAATACGTCGGGATGATCACTATGCCTGCTCTGAGGAAGCTCCACGAGAAACATCCAGTGCATTTGGTGGGGACGTTGTTTCCTCCCAAACCGACGGACGCTGGGCCTGACGctgatccagatccagaaccAATGGTCCACGTACTGGTATACGGAAACCGGGACGACAAGGACAGTATTGCTGCTTGCCTGAACGAAGGGGGTGCGCTTCTGCAGCACCCAATAACTGCGCGCTTTGACCCGGGCATCACCTATCTTAACCCGAATTATCTGGTCAGACCGGGCGGCAAAAGGCCGCAACTTGGGGAAATAGTGGCCCTTGGTGAAGCCCAGgaaccgcaaccgcaaacTGCGAGACCAATTTCTTCTCCGGAAAAGAATAGAATCATGCAGATTTTTGATTCCGCCATGCCCGACACAGGTATATGCTCTGCTGTCAGGCAAAGCCAGCGGCTTTCGACTACCTTGAAAGA GTATCAGCTTGTTGCGCTCTCCGTGATGGTTGAAAGGGAAGTGAGTAGGGTGCATGACTATAGGTTTCCGTCTCTCTGGGGGCGAGTTAAGGACTCCTCAGG GTACCGTAATAACATCACGGGTGTAACCCAAGACAAGCCGACTCCTTTGAACGGCGGTATTCTGGCCGAT GAGATGGGATTGGGAAAAACCCTGAGTCTTCTTGCCCTCGTTTGTTTCAGCCTGGACAGCTTGGATGAAAGGAGTAGTATTCCAGACAGTCATCCTCGAGCCACGCTTATCATTGCACCAAAGTCAA CAATTCCTGCCTGGGAACACCAGATAAAGAC ACACATCCGGTCTGGCCAGGTGCGGTACCTGGTCTATCATGGGCCGAAGCGAAAGGGTGCGCAGCAACCATTCAATCGGCACTACGACATAGTACTCACAACATACGAGACTCTGCACCATGATTCAAAAACAGACAAGAAACTCCGAGATGAAAAGTGGTACAGGGTTGTACTGGATGAAG CTCATCGCATACGGAATCGGACCAGTGCACAGTTCAAGGCAGCAGCCGAGCTCAATTCCCACTACCGATGGTGTCTGACGGGCACGCCGATTCAAAATTCGCTTGATGATTACGGTGCTCTCCTGGCCTTCCTTCAGGTCGAGACCTTCGGGCAGAAGCGACTGTTTGACTACTGGATTGCAGGCCCTATGCAGCGAAAAGGAACAGGGGGCGTGAGCGTGAGCGTGAGCAATTTAAAGCTTCTCGTTGCTGCCACATGTTTGCGGCGTACCAAGACCATGGTCGAAGATGCAGTGGACCTGGCCCTCCCGGACAAGACGGAGGTGATTGAGCCAATCCAGCTGGCAGCAGCCGAACGGGAGATATATGGATTTTTCCAGCGGAGGGCATCCAAACTCATAATAGAGCTGGGTCAGCCGGAACAAATACCTCAGATTGGGGAGCCATGTGAGAGGaaggacaacaacaacaccttgTCCGTCATCAACAATATGCGACTTATCTGTAACCACGGGGAGGATCTGCTCCCGAAATCCCAGGTTGCTATTTGGCATGAATACAAAAAGGCACAGGAGGCTACGTCTTCGGCTCCAGAGCGAGAGGAAGGTCCATCGTTACAGTCTCCCGGTGGCATACATTATAATTTCACCACTGGCTCGAACAAGCCATTCACAAAGGTTCAGGCGCTGCTAAAGAACCTAGAGAAGGAGCAGATAATTCCAGAAAAAGCAAGCCCTAAACCTGTAAAGAG TGTCGTATTCAGCCAATGGACGAAGATGCTCGATCGAGTTGGCGATGCCTTACGTGCTTGCAATTACGAGTTTGCCCGGATAGATGGAGGCTCAAGTCTGGAATATCGGTCTGCCGCACTGCAGAGCTTCAATGAGAACGACAACTGCACTGTGATGCTGGCAAGTACTCGCAGTGCTGCAGAAGG GATTGATATGACCGCAGCGACCTGCGTGCATATTCTCGAGCCCCATTGGAATCCAAAGCTCGAGGAGCAGGCAATCGGCCGTGTTCATCGCATTGGGCAGACACGCAATGTCCTAGTCACCAGATACCTTGTGGAAAATTCTATAGAAGAT TATGTCCGGTGGCTTCAGGATGATAAGAATTGGATAACGCAAATCTCGCTAACAGGGCCCGACGAGGAGTTGTCGTCCTTGGATCTCGACTGTCAAAGACGCGAAGTAAGAGAATCCGGCGGCCTTCGATTCTACTGCTGA
- a CDS encoding uncharacterized protein (COG:S;~EggNog:ENOG410PW9B;~TransMembrane:1 (o451-469i);~antiSMASH:Cluster_3.6): MAILNSCRVAKAKCELVTGRPQCRRCFLSSAACVFPPSRRGRVKGSKNRRTLDKLRDEQALSSWLRAQTQPVLGVETSTTSQSLLTPESGLYGRGNAEAISDVRDSSGNNLTAGSQCEIDLDDSVSREASYGSRGTILSPSEPEKILHIPGKLPIEKGKSHEVANDAKGLQDPLWAMAGLAERGWDLHGIHGHQSNSVEPPASRTSPGLPVEEARLLRKWKTKDLQEIEKEHSRYYEHGLSGSKCDVAPDLDPIQRGLVTKQRPKDLFEAYFDMINPQWAVLDPTIHTVEYVSARSALLTTTILAVGATALSQLPDSPKWQATEALRLHAHTQNLKLVVFAAGARSIEIVQAQIILSRWGVSPSSRLDEQRWMHAAMVPRMAAEIGLSLSLRYDEDGCDTAEAEKLRNNNCRTRAFMIINEHRFASFAGRHPMDLAPFELDNNELDTVTHLYWGPSCISLAALYHLFLFDKDVRRRLEQYQSGPGAGLSIDAELEHVKSYTEKWIQEWCHTEGKSHLNWHLSHDALSCWLLLAVHLARRRTQLCNASQISHRRQQEQQRLLLGLCTRLFAESLKAPGAVRTTHRAGIFPFAASILLRLGGKRDLVLRTALHMAGEPGKPHVPTFVRQSGTQMLVMLCKTHLSRAPTPMPQAPIGPDHGQPHLVEEELEAGGSQGSQAHEPMLSNRDIHGSQTTEGGIFPSFNLPEFPYVPNPDLPQMQVQGSLLLPPSPLGDPAQWGLADLENWIGTTTLSEPLQESGNYAPMQVTSVGLPFDSMAPCRVPLEDPHTEVTWNRDDLSPANTFPTAPGVSTTRGNTANEQREYLLSAVDHLKQLVSLIQ; the protein is encoded by the exons CCGAGATGAGCAGGCGTTGTCCTCGTGGCTCAGAGCACAGACTCAGCCTGTTCTTGGAGTGGAAACCTCAACCACTTCCCAGTCTCTGTTGACGCCTGAGTCTGGGCTGTATGGAAGAGGAAATGCGGAGGCCATTTCGGATGTTCGAGACTCTTCCGGAAACAACCTGACCGCCGGAAGCCAATGTGAAATCGATCTTGATGACAGTGTCTCTCGGGAAGCCTCATATGGCTCTCGTGGAACTATACTGTCCCCGTCCGAGCCTGAAAAGATCCTGCACATTCCCGGCAAGCTTCCAATCGAGAAAGGTAAAAGCCATGAGGTTGCCAATGACGCGAAAGGTCTGCAAGACCCCTTGTGGGCGATGGCTGGACTTGCAGAGCGCGGCTGGGACCTCCATGGTATACATGGCCACCAGAGCAACAGCGTAGAGCCCCCCGCTTCGCGTACATCTCCTGGTTTACCGGTGGAGGAAGCGCGTCTTCTCAGAAAGTGGAAAACTAAAGATCTCCAAGAAATCGAAAAGGAACACAGCCGCTATTATGAGCATGGACTGTCCGGATCCAAGTGCGATGTAGCCCCTGATCTGGACCCTATCCAGCGGGGGTTAGTCACGAAGCAAAGGCCAAAGGACCTTTTCGAGGC GTATTTTGACATGATCAATCCCCAATGGGCGGTGTTAGACCCTACGATTCACACCGTGGAGTATGTGAGCGCGCGGTCGGCCTTATTGACGACCACTATTCTTGCTGTTGGTGCTACAGCTCTCTCCCAGTTGCCCGATAGCCCGAAATGGCAGGCCACCGAAGCGCTCCGTCTCCATGCGCATACCCAAAATCTCAAGCTCGTCGTCTTTGCCGCTGGCGCTAGGTCTATTGAGATAGTTCAAGCGCAAATT ATTTTATCCCGGTGGGGTGTTTCTCCCAGTTCGCGACTCGACGAACAGCGGTGGATGCATGCTGCCATGGTGCCCAGAATGGCTGCTGAAATTGGACTGAGCCTGTCTCTCCGCTACGACGAGGATGGCTGTGATACCGCGGAGGCTGAGAAACTTCGGAACAACAATTGTCGCACCAGAGCTTTCATGATAATTAATGAACATCG TTTCGCAAGTTTCGCCGGCCGCCATCCCATGGATCTTGCCCCGTTCGAGTTGGATAACAACGAGTTGGATACCGTTACACATCTCTATTGGGGGCCATCTTGCATTTCGCTGGCGGCACTTTAtcatctctttcttttcgac AAAGATGTGCGGAGAAGATTGGAGCAGTATCAGTCAGGGCCTGGAGCTGGCCTCTCCATTGACGCTGAGCTCGAGCATGTAAAGTCGTATACTGAGAAGTGGATCCAGGAATGGTGTCATACAGAAGGGAAATCTCACCTCAACTGGCACCTATCACACGACGCCCTTAGCTGTTGGCTTCTCTTGGCCGTCCATCTTGCAAGAAGACGGACTCAACTGTGCAATGCGTCCCAAATCAGCCACAGGCGGCAGCAGGAACAACAGCGGCTTCTGCTGGGTCTCTGTACAAGGCTATTTGCGGAGTCACTGAAAGCCCCAGGAGCAGTACGAACGACCCACCGCGCAGGCATTTTCCCTTTCGCGGCATCCATTCTCCTCCGATTAGGTGGGAAGCGCGACCTTGTCCTTCGTACTGCCCTGCATATGGCTGGAGAGCCCGGAAAGCCGCATGTTCCTACATTTGTTCGACAGTCAGGAACCCAAATGCTAGTGATGCTCTG TAAGACACATCTTTCCCGAGCCCCAACACCGATGCCGCAGGCCCCCATCGGAcctgaccatggccagccacATctcgttgaagaagagctaGAAGCGGGCGGTAGTCAGGGTTCTCAGGCACATGAACCCATGTTGTCAAACAGAGACATTCATGGTTCGCAAACAACGGAGGGGGGCATCTTTCCCTCGTTCAACCTTCCAGAGTTTCCATATGTCCCGAATCCAGATCTGCCGCAAATGCAAGTCCAAGGGTCCCTTCTGCTTCCGCCTTCTCCCCTTGGTGACCCTGCCCAATGGGGGCTTGCAGACCTAGAAAATTGGATTGGAACAACGACCTTATCAGAGCCCTTACAAGAGTCTGGAAATTACGCGCCAATGCAAGTCACGTCCGTCGGGCTGCCATTCGACTCGATGGCTCCATGTAGGGTTCCTCTAGAGGATCCTCATACCGAGGTCACTTGGAATAGAGATGATCTGTCCCCTGCCAACACATTTCCCACAGCCCCCGGTGTTAGCACGACCAGGGGGAATACCGCCAATGAACAGCGGGAGTATTTGCTGTCTGCTGTTGACCATCTTAAACAGCTTGTCTCCCTGATTCAGTGA
- a CDS encoding uncharacterized protein (COG:G;~EggNog:ENOG410PK62;~InterPro:IPR005829,IPR005828,IPR003663,IPR036259, IPR020846;~PFAM:PF00083,PF07690;~SMCOG1169:sugar transport protein;~TransMembrane:12 (i56-73o110-127i139-158o164-186i198-220o232-249i319-338o358-376i383-402o408-436i448-470o482-500i);~antiSMASH:Cluster_3.6;~go_component: GO:0016020 - membrane [Evidence IEA];~go_component: GO:0016021 - integral component of membrane [Evidence IEA];~go_function: GO:0022857 - transmembrane transporter activity [Evidence IEA];~go_process: GO:0055085 - transmembrane transport [Evidence IEA]), with protein MTTASPSTIVDDKPAVAHVEHRVPDTNAAPVDGKVPNAGPTVSPSRQIGLLESLRTYKFASIICILAAVGALSDGYQVQMSGSIVALPGFIRTFGDLQPDGEYKIDPQHISLWGSLKNVFAMLGAGIGSYPTDKFGRRWMIFAVQIIMTGACVLEQLATHWTHWLGARFLDGFSIGLAQCCINVYISEMAPTPCRGALMSLVQLFYSIGSFLSAISLNIVSQDEPSNWRHAVLSQFALCAAALIAWLFLPESIRWLCVTGRESQAKKVMEKVYRGVEGYNIDEEYNKIMLEIEKSRQTAAIRDAGSYIDVFRGSNLRRLIISFLPWHWQVAIGVPIISTYSSYFFDMAGLANPFNGTVATNVVTIVMLFVAIPLVERLGRRTLLLWFAPICIFSLLIIGGVLRAEGPAVGPVLVTFACVWSVGYNLSCGPMGYIYVAETGTTRLRAKTTGVAIIFIQGMATVYVYIAPLMLNSPALGMSNTVFFWVGTGTLVYILVWFLVPETKGRSFEELDELFARGIPAWKFAQTRTSVQDDAPSQLQGPRAIEA; from the exons ATGACTACCGCCTCTCCGTCTACCATCGTTGATGACAAACCGGCCGTCGCGCATGTCGAACATCGGGTGCCTGACACAAATGCAGCGCCCGTTGATGGCAAGGTCCCTAATGCTGGGCCGACAGTATCGCCAAGTAGACAAATAGGCCTGTTGGAGTCCCTTCGCACCTACAAATTCGCTTCGATTATCTGCATTCTTGCTGCGGTTGGGGCGCTCTCAGATGGATACCAGGTCCAGATGTCTGGGAGTATTGTCGCCCTGCCCGGGTTTATCCGCACATTCGGAGACCTTCAACCTGATGGGGAGTACAAAATTGATCCTCAGCATATCTCTCTCTGGGGCT CTCTCAAGAATGTTTTTGCTATGCTGGGTGCGGGAATCGGGTCCTACCCAACAGACAAATTTGGTCGTCGGTGGATGATATTTGCTGTCCAAATCATCATGACCGGGGCTTGTGTCCTGGAGCAACTAGCCACACACTGGACGCACTGGCTTGGTGCTCGGTTCCTTGAC GGCTTCTCTATTGGCCTTGCGCAATGTTGCATCAACGTGTATATCTCGGAAATGGCACCGACCCCTTGCCGTGGTGCTTTAATGAGCCTTGTTCAGTTATTT TACTCCATAGGCTCATTCTTATCAGCCATATCACTGAACATCGTTTCTCAAGACGAACCTTCAAACTGGCGCCACGCTGTTCTGTCCCAATTTGCACTGTGTGCAGCTGCCCTTATTGCATGGCTCTTCCTTCCAGAGTCGATCCGTTGGCTCTGTGTTACTGGCCGCGAAAGTCAAGCAAAAAAGGTCATGGAAAAGGTATACCGTGGCGTCGAGGGCTACAATATCGACGAAGAATACAATAAGATCATGCTCGAGATTGAGAAATCACGTCAGACTGCAGCAATTCGGGATGCAGGGTCATACATAGATGTATTCCGGGGATCTAACTTG CGTCGATTGATCATCTCGTTCCTACCATGGCACTGGCAAGTCGCCATTGGCGTCCCCATAATTTCCACCTACTCGAGCTACTTCTTCGACATGGCCGGCCTGGCCAATCCGTTCAACGGAACCGTCGCAACCAA TGTTGTTACGATTGTTATGCTTTTCGTCGCCATTCCTCTTGTCGAACGCCTCGGTCGACGTACGCTGCTCCTTTGGTTTGCCCCAATCTgcatcttctctcttcttatcatcggcggcgtcCTCAGAGCAGAAGGGCCAGCTGTTGGTCCTGTATTAGTTACATTTGC GTGCGTCTGGAGCGTCGGCTACAATCTCTCCTGTGGTCCGATGGGATATATCTATGTCGCTGAGACAGGCACGACAAGACTTCGTGCCAAAACAACGGGGGTCGCTATCATCTTCATTCAGGGGATGGCGACAGTATACGTCTACATCGCTCCCCTCATGCTCAATAGCCCAGCCCTCGGTATGAGCAACACTG TCTTCTTCTGGGTTGGAACAGGTACTCTTGTTTATATCTTGGTTTGGTTTCTAGTTCCTGAAACGAAAGGTCGTTCTTTCGAGGAACTTGACGAACTCTTTGCTCGTGGTATCCCTGCGTGGAAATTTGCCCAGACCAGGACGTCGGTTCAGGATGATGCTCCCTCTCAACTTCAGGGGCCAAGGGCCATAGAGGCATAG